The following coding sequences lie in one Halogeometricum rufum genomic window:
- the cysS gene encoding cysteine--tRNA ligase, translating to MTLSVTNTLTGEREEFEPQDDDDVLLYVCGLTVSDDAHLGHARLWMHADVMHRWLEHEGYTVHHVENFTDVNEKIAARIGEDELGESEPAVARHFTDHVIRDMRGLNLKRAEVYPRVSEHVPQIIDLVETLVERGHAYESNGSVYFDVTTFEEYGKLSNQQVEEMEAQGEADERAEKRHPADFALWKAGAVSPDAVAEHRHEGLDPVDDPCGETWDSPWGEGRPGWHIECSAMSMTHLGETIDVHVGGRDLVFPHHENEVAQSEAATGQTFARYWLHVGLLQMDEDKMSSSLGNFFTVSDALEEFGVDVIRTFYLSTGYRAEQTFSDEAMAEAEERWDRLERAYEAAVEACDSPDAYATVTDDDLRDAVETTREEFREAMNDDFNVREAMAALIELARAVNTHVGDADEYDYRGLREAAEAFEDLGGDVFGLGFGGPADGGDVTVAEDLVTLLLDVRETEREAGNYDRADELRDELEALGVEVQDSDDGPSFRFE from the coding sequence ATGACGCTGTCCGTGACCAACACCCTGACGGGAGAACGCGAGGAGTTCGAACCACAGGACGACGACGACGTGTTGCTCTACGTCTGCGGACTGACGGTCTCGGACGACGCCCACCTCGGCCACGCCCGCCTCTGGATGCACGCCGACGTGATGCACCGGTGGCTGGAACACGAGGGGTACACCGTCCACCACGTCGAGAACTTCACGGACGTCAACGAGAAGATAGCCGCGCGCATCGGCGAGGACGAGTTGGGGGAGAGCGAACCGGCGGTCGCCCGCCACTTCACCGACCACGTCATCCGCGACATGCGGGGGCTGAACCTCAAGCGGGCCGAAGTCTACCCCCGCGTCTCCGAACACGTCCCGCAGATAATCGACCTCGTGGAGACGCTGGTGGAACGCGGGCACGCCTACGAGTCGAACGGGTCGGTCTACTTCGACGTGACGACGTTCGAGGAGTACGGCAAGCTGTCGAACCAGCAGGTCGAGGAGATGGAGGCGCAGGGCGAGGCGGACGAACGCGCCGAGAAGCGCCACCCGGCCGACTTCGCCCTCTGGAAGGCGGGCGCCGTCTCGCCCGACGCCGTCGCCGAACACCGCCACGAGGGGTTAGACCCCGTCGACGACCCGTGCGGGGAGACGTGGGACTCGCCGTGGGGCGAGGGCCGACCCGGCTGGCACATCGAGTGCTCGGCGATGTCGATGACGCACCTCGGGGAGACCATCGACGTCCACGTCGGCGGCCGTGACCTCGTCTTCCCCCACCACGAGAACGAGGTGGCCCAGAGCGAGGCCGCCACCGGCCAGACGTTCGCGCGGTACTGGCTCCACGTCGGCCTCCTCCAGATGGACGAGGACAAGATGTCCTCCAGTCTGGGCAACTTCTTCACCGTCAGCGACGCCTTAGAGGAGTTCGGCGTGGACGTGATTCGGACGTTCTACCTCTCGACGGGCTACCGCGCCGAACAGACGTTCAGCGACGAGGCGATGGCGGAGGCCGAGGAGCGCTGGGACCGCCTCGAACGCGCCTACGAGGCGGCCGTCGAGGCGTGCGACAGTCCCGACGCCTACGCCACCGTGACCGACGACGACCTGCGGGACGCCGTGGAGACCACCCGCGAGGAGTTCCGCGAGGCGATGAACGACGACTTCAACGTCCGCGAGGCGATGGCCGCGCTCATCGAACTCGCGCGGGCGGTGAACACGCACGTCGGCGACGCCGACGAGTACGACTACCGCGGCCTGCGCGAGGCCGCCGAGGCGTTCGAGGACCTCGGCGGCGACGTGTTCGGCCTCGGCTTCGGCGGCCCGGCCGACGGCGGCGACGTGACGGTGGCCGAGGACCTCGTGACGCTCCTGTTGGACGTGCGCGAGACCGAACGCGAGGCCGGCAACTACGACCGCGCCGACGAACTCCGCGACGAACTCGAAGCGCTCGGCGTCGAGGTGCAGGACTCCGACGACGGCCCGTCGTTCCGGTTCGAGTAG
- a CDS encoding CbiX/SirB N-terminal domain-containing protein — MQALVIVAHGSHLNPDSSTPTQRHADTIRATGAFDEVKTGFWKEEPSIREVLRTVESEEVYVVPLFISEGYFTEQVIPRELRLDGWDVSQWDSDGLSADTATLTAADTGQTVHYCGPVGTHESMTDVLVRRAETVTGDPDVGEGFGFAVVGHGTERNENSAKAIEYHADRVRAMDRFDEVQALYMDEEPEVDDVTDYFESEDVVVVPLFVADGFHTQEDIPEDMGLTDDYRTGYDVPTEVDGIRIWYAGAVGTEGLMADVVLERAAEAGANLDEAIATVREETRETGAAGD; from the coding sequence ATGCAAGCGCTGGTCATCGTGGCGCACGGGTCGCACCTGAACCCGGATTCGAGCACGCCGACGCAGCGTCACGCGGACACCATCCGCGCGACGGGAGCGTTCGACGAAGTGAAGACCGGCTTCTGGAAGGAGGAACCCTCGATTCGGGAGGTGCTCCGCACCGTCGAGTCCGAGGAGGTGTACGTCGTCCCCCTCTTCATCAGCGAGGGCTACTTCACCGAGCAGGTCATCCCCCGGGAACTCCGTCTCGACGGCTGGGACGTCTCGCAGTGGGACTCGGACGGACTGAGCGCCGACACCGCGACGCTGACCGCCGCGGACACCGGTCAGACCGTCCACTACTGCGGGCCGGTCGGCACCCACGAGTCGATGACCGACGTGCTGGTGCGCCGCGCCGAGACGGTGACCGGGGACCCCGACGTGGGCGAGGGGTTCGGCTTCGCCGTCGTCGGCCACGGCACCGAGCGTAACGAGAACTCCGCGAAGGCCATCGAGTACCACGCCGACCGCGTCCGCGCGATGGACCGCTTCGACGAGGTGCAGGCGCTCTACATGGACGAAGAGCCGGAGGTGGACGACGTGACCGACTACTTCGAGTCCGAGGACGTCGTCGTCGTCCCCCTGTTCGTCGCCGACGGATTCCACACGCAGGAGGACATCCCCGAGGACATGGGTCTGACCGACGACTACCGGACGGGCTACGACGTGCCCACCGAAGTCGACGGCATCCGCATCTGGTACGCCGGTGCCGTCGGCACCGAGGGACTGATGGCCGACGTGGTGCTCGAACGCGCCGCCGAGGCGGGGGCGAACCTCGACGAGGCCATCGCGACGGTGCGCGAGGAGACCAGAGAGACGGGAGCGGCGGGTGACTGA
- a CDS encoding DUF7524 family protein encodes MTESLRVELNGDGLHAISAPPSFSVAGAFDVLLANVGQAVHVHLHLDDDLSRVARLETGNHYVEGEESQRVRVETNPGSEAVSGKLKIVTGYGAETAYVDVTVHPTPDTKPGIDVDETLSKPPKRDPDPSIVEELTAALPSQVNLPSQATLPVVGLLLLVVAVAAVVVSVVQNTVVVLSVGVVLGAAVVGAVFLLRE; translated from the coding sequence GTGACCGAGTCGCTGCGAGTCGAACTGAACGGTGATGGACTGCACGCCATCAGCGCGCCGCCGTCGTTCTCGGTAGCCGGTGCGTTCGACGTGCTGTTGGCGAACGTCGGGCAAGCCGTTCACGTTCACCTCCACCTCGACGACGACCTGTCCCGCGTGGCACGCCTAGAGACGGGCAACCACTACGTCGAGGGGGAGGAATCGCAGCGCGTTCGCGTCGAGACGAACCCGGGGAGCGAAGCGGTGTCGGGCAAGCTGAAGATAGTCACCGGCTACGGCGCGGAGACGGCGTACGTCGACGTGACCGTCCACCCGACGCCGGACACGAAGCCCGGCATCGACGTGGACGAGACGCTGAGCAAACCGCCGAAGCGCGACCCCGACCCCTCGATAGTCGAGGAACTGACGGCGGCGCTCCCCTCGCAGGTGAACCTCCCGTCGCAGGCGACGCTCCCCGTCGTCGGCTTGCTCCTCCTCGTCGTCGCCGTCGCCGCCGTCGTCGTCAGCGTCGTCCAGAACACCGTCGTGGTTCTCAGCGTCGGCGTCGTCCTCGGCGCCGCCGTGGTCGGCGCCGTCTTCTTGCTCCGCGAGTAG
- a CDS encoding DUF7523 family protein — protein sequence MSLAAETRDAVRARPSLLYALRAGVVNYTAAAERLDVEGDTDSIATALRRFAEDLPPLETEHRDVTVRMRSGVGLAGEDVVATEEDDRVLTVGDVALVAAKGELTALVATGDVDTRALAVVCDRLAAENVLVDAAGVADDELVVVVPQRQGATALRHVEATFEAVPV from the coding sequence ATGTCACTCGCCGCCGAGACACGAGACGCCGTCAGGGCGCGTCCGTCGCTGCTCTACGCGCTTCGCGCGGGCGTCGTGAACTACACGGCCGCCGCCGAGCGTCTGGACGTGGAGGGCGACACCGATTCGATAGCGACCGCCCTCCGCCGGTTCGCCGAGGACCTGCCGCCGTTGGAGACAGAACACAGGGACGTCACGGTCCGGATGCGGAGCGGAGTCGGTCTCGCGGGCGAGGACGTCGTCGCCACGGAGGAGGACGACCGGGTGCTGACCGTCGGCGACGTCGCCCTCGTGGCCGCGAAGGGCGAACTCACCGCTCTCGTCGCCACCGGCGACGTGGACACGCGCGCTCTCGCCGTCGTCTGCGACCGACTCGCCGCCGAGAACGTGCTCGTGGACGCCGCCGGCGTCGCCGACGACGAACTCGTCGTCGTCGTCCCGCAACGACAGGGGGCGACGGCGCTTCGACACGTCGAGGCGACGTTCGAGGCGGTGCCGGTCTGA
- a CDS encoding group I truncated hemoglobin, which produces MAEETLYRRLGGSDAIAAVVDSFYDRVLADDRLRPFFEDVDMAEQRAHQTQFLAAVTGGPVEYDGADMAAAHDHLDIDHEAYDAIARHLDAALGEHDVPADDRAAVVEAVESFRGDIVTQGARSA; this is translated from the coding sequence ATGGCAGAAGAGACCCTCTACCGGAGACTCGGCGGCAGCGACGCAATCGCGGCCGTCGTCGACAGCTTCTACGACCGCGTCCTCGCTGACGACCGACTCCGTCCGTTCTTCGAGGACGTGGACATGGCCGAACAGCGCGCCCACCAGACGCAGTTCCTCGCGGCGGTGACGGGTGGGCCCGTCGAGTACGACGGCGCGGATATGGCGGCCGCGCACGACCACCTCGACATCGACCACGAGGCGTACGACGCCATCGCACGCCACCTCGACGCGGCCCTCGGCGAGCACGACGTGCCGGCGGACGACCGAGCGGCCGTCGTCGAGGCCGTCGAGTCGTTCCGCGGCGACATCGTCACGCAGGGCGCTCGGTCCGCCTGA
- a CDS encoding DUF7527 domain-containing protein, producing MDSQTIDAVTEWDTVPVESGYEGLHRLADDGFSGAVSSGMTWAFVLNGRFVGVFEGDIDAFEDAELTAYRAPDPALPLLFAMREIGGETRASYYTNNTPLSEADSTLSAGGFTGYVELSENVLSGDYYVVYYGGKSMSAAFVGSSERLLTGDEAFERADDEVGIYEVKEVDVSIVELPELETDDEPESAVAAAEPESDPEPDPDVDAGDDPEATADDGEKADDDEPTDDEPTDDDAPAEETPTRPEPRAGGATADAESASPDSDEAADDATETEPAAAPDDPRPEAQAPATAAQSEPAAETAAQEPTEAGGEERDDDAPDALADTQSAGDGDDPFSAEEKWREARSIPSLDPSESSTTNGESGGAAAAQAQRQTQRGRSSANASQRSSDRQEARRRRRREERQAKRRREAAAEAAAETAEETGESAEAVAELKDKLDEAEERREELADERDELEVERDEYRERAEELDARVEELESEVERLQSELEAANGGFVAEESLSPEQALSGTNLFVRYDRKGQATLEHAHDGQAARDEVIDNLRLEHHTTFDTEGLAVEGVPYEEFLHDSTEYGFAEWVVTDLLYEIGETGNRSSLADLFDALPRIDRIELRGVVGFETESGVEEREFDVIFRDQMGDPLFVADMNTSRNAATEAMVASLVKNARTVAEADDAMATAFYVTESFFEPEALEAVAEETGGGFLSRSKRKSFVKLSRKQGYHVCLVEARNNEFHVNVPEL from the coding sequence ATGGATAGCCAGACTATCGACGCGGTCACCGAGTGGGACACCGTCCCAGTCGAGTCGGGGTACGAGGGACTCCACCGACTCGCCGACGACGGATTCTCCGGGGCCGTCTCGTCGGGAATGACGTGGGCGTTCGTCCTCAACGGCCGGTTCGTCGGTGTCTTCGAGGGAGACATCGACGCCTTCGAAGACGCGGAGTTGACGGCGTACCGCGCGCCGGACCCCGCGCTTCCCCTCCTGTTCGCCATGCGGGAAATCGGGGGAGAGACGCGCGCGAGTTACTACACGAACAACACGCCGCTTTCGGAGGCGGACTCGACGCTCTCGGCGGGCGGGTTCACGGGCTACGTCGAACTGTCGGAGAACGTCCTCTCGGGGGACTACTACGTCGTCTACTACGGCGGCAAGTCGATGAGCGCGGCCTTCGTCGGCAGCAGCGAACGACTGCTCACCGGGGACGAGGCGTTCGAACGCGCGGACGACGAGGTGGGCATCTACGAGGTGAAGGAGGTGGACGTCTCCATCGTCGAGTTGCCGGAACTTGAGACCGACGACGAACCCGAATCGGCCGTCGCGGCGGCGGAACCGGAGTCCGACCCGGAACCCGACCCGGACGTCGACGCCGGGGACGACCCCGAAGCGACGGCCGACGACGGGGAGAAGGCCGACGACGACGAACCGACCGACGACGAACCGACCGACGACGACGCGCCCGCCGAGGAGACGCCGACGCGACCCGAACCCCGCGCGGGCGGGGCGACGGCGGACGCCGAGTCCGCATCGCCCGACTCCGACGAGGCGGCCGACGACGCGACGGAGACGGAACCGGCCGCCGCGCCGGACGACCCCCGGCCGGAGGCGCAGGCGCCGGCGACGGCCGCCCAGTCGGAACCGGCGGCGGAGACGGCGGCGCAGGAACCGACCGAGGCGGGAGGCGAGGAGCGAGACGACGACGCGCCGGACGCCCTCGCCGACACGCAGTCGGCGGGCGACGGCGACGACCCGTTCTCCGCCGAGGAGAAGTGGCGCGAGGCGCGGTCCATCCCGTCCTTGGACCCCAGCGAGTCCAGCACGACGAACGGCGAGTCGGGCGGCGCGGCGGCCGCGCAAGCGCAGAGACAGACGCAGCGAGGCCGCTCGTCGGCGAACGCGTCACAGCGCAGCAGCGACCGGCAGGAGGCCCGTCGCCGCCGACGCCGCGAGGAACGACAGGCGAAACGTCGACGCGAGGCCGCCGCCGAGGCCGCCGCCGAGACGGCAGAGGAGACGGGCGAGTCCGCCGAAGCCGTCGCCGAACTGAAGGACAAACTCGACGAGGCGGAGGAGCGACGCGAGGAACTCGCCGATGAACGCGACGAACTCGAAGTCGAACGCGACGAGTACCGCGAACGCGCCGAGGAACTCGACGCGCGCGTCGAGGAACTCGAGTCCGAGGTCGAACGCCTCCAGTCGGAGTTGGAGGCGGCCAACGGCGGCTTCGTCGCCGAGGAGTCGCTGTCGCCGGAGCAGGCGCTCTCGGGGACGAACCTGTTCGTCCGCTACGACCGCAAGGGACAGGCGACGCTCGAACACGCCCACGACGGACAGGCGGCCCGCGACGAGGTCATCGACAACCTCCGCCTCGAACACCACACGACGTTCGACACGGAGGGACTGGCCGTCGAGGGCGTGCCGTACGAGGAGTTCCTCCACGACAGCACCGAGTACGGGTTCGCCGAGTGGGTCGTCACCGACCTGCTGTACGAGATCGGCGAGACGGGCAACCGGAGTTCGCTCGCGGACCTGTTCGACGCACTCCCGCGCATCGACCGCATCGAACTCCGCGGCGTCGTCGGGTTCGAGACCGAGTCGGGCGTCGAAGAGCGCGAGTTCGACGTCATCTTCCGGGACCAGATGGGCGACCCGTTGTTCGTCGCCGACATGAACACCTCGCGCAACGCCGCGACGGAGGCGATGGTCGCCTCACTCGTCAAGAACGCGCGCACCGTCGCCGAGGCGGACGACGCGATGGCGACGGCGTTCTACGTCACCGAGTCGTTCTTCGAACCGGAGGCGCTGGAGGCCGTCGCCGAGGAGACGGGCGGGGGCTTCCTCTCCCGGTCGAAGCGGAAGTCGTTCGTGAAGCTCTCGCGGAAGCAGGGCTACCACGTCTGTCTCGTCGAGGCGCGGAACAACGAGTTCCACGTCAACGTGCCGGAACTCTGA
- a CDS encoding adenylosuccinate synthase, whose protein sequence is MTVTIVGSQLGDEGKGALVDLWGGDADVVARYQGGDNAGHTVVEDGEEYKLSLVPSGAVRGKVGVLGNGCVVNPKTLFSEIDQLRERGLEPDVRLARRAHVIMPYHRVLDGIEEEAKSDSDLDAGTTGRGIGPTYEDKVGRRGIRVGDLLDPEVLRERLEYVVPQKRALAEDVFGVETGEEFDVEALYEEYRAIGERFADEEMTVNAGDYLTDRLDDGDEVMFEGAQGTSIDIDHGIYPYVTSSNPTAGGASVGTGVGPTVVGRGEVVGIVKAYLSRVGTGPLPTELVGDDEELADYIREKGGEFGTVTGRPRRIGWLDMPMLRHAARANGFTGLAVNHLDVLAGLDEVKVGHSYTLEGEELLTMPATTERWGDCEPNLREFETWDEVDWAAVAEEGYDAIPAAARDYLDYVSEEVGAPIYAVGVGPDRAETVEVVNPFDR, encoded by the coding sequence ATGACCGTCACGATAGTCGGCTCCCAGTTGGGCGACGAGGGCAAGGGCGCTCTCGTCGACCTGTGGGGAGGCGACGCGGACGTCGTCGCTCGGTATCAGGGCGGCGACAACGCGGGACACACCGTGGTCGAAGACGGCGAGGAGTACAAACTCTCGCTCGTGCCCAGCGGCGCCGTCCGCGGCAAAGTCGGCGTCCTCGGCAACGGCTGCGTCGTCAACCCGAAGACGCTGTTCTCGGAGATAGACCAACTGCGCGAACGCGGACTCGAACCCGACGTGCGCCTCGCCCGTCGCGCGCACGTCATCATGCCGTACCACCGCGTCCTCGACGGCATCGAGGAGGAGGCCAAGTCCGACTCAGACCTCGACGCCGGAACCACGGGCCGCGGCATCGGCCCCACGTACGAGGACAAGGTCGGCCGACGCGGCATCCGCGTCGGTGACCTGCTCGACCCCGAGGTGCTCCGGGAACGACTCGAGTACGTCGTCCCCCAGAAGCGCGCCCTCGCCGAGGACGTGTTCGGCGTCGAGACGGGCGAGGAGTTCGACGTGGAAGCGCTCTACGAGGAGTACCGCGCCATCGGTGAGCGGTTCGCCGACGAGGAGATGACCGTCAACGCGGGCGACTACCTCACCGACCGACTTGACGACGGTGACGAGGTCATGTTCGAGGGTGCGCAGGGTACCTCCATCGACATCGACCACGGCATCTACCCGTACGTCACCTCCTCGAACCCCACCGCCGGCGGCGCGTCCGTCGGCACCGGCGTCGGTCCGACCGTCGTCGGGCGGGGCGAAGTCGTCGGCATCGTGAAGGCGTACCTCTCGCGCGTCGGCACGGGCCCGCTCCCGACCGAACTCGTCGGCGACGACGAGGAACTCGCGGACTACATCCGCGAGAAGGGCGGCGAGTTCGGCACCGTCACCGGCCGCCCGCGCCGCATCGGCTGGCTCGACATGCCGATGCTCCGCCACGCCGCGCGCGCGAACGGCTTCACCGGCCTCGCCGTCAACCACCTCGACGTCCTCGCCGGACTGGACGAGGTGAAGGTGGGTCACTCGTACACGCTCGAGGGCGAGGAACTGCTCACGATGCCCGCGACGACCGAGCGGTGGGGCGACTGCGAACCGAACCTCCGCGAGTTCGAGACGTGGGACGAAGTCGACTGGGCGGCCGTCGCCGAGGAGGGCTACGACGCCATCCCGGCGGCCGCACGCGACTACCTCGACTACGTCTCCGAGGAAGTCGGCGCGCCCATCTACGCCGTTGGCGTCGGTCCGGACCGCGCGGAGACGGTCGAAGTCGTCAACCCGTTCGACCGGTAA
- a CDS encoding methytransferase partner Trm112, translated as MKESLMDILCDPLDKSDLELQVTERDGDEILSGTLVGTVTGEEYPIEDGIPNLLPPDMRDDE; from the coding sequence ATGAAGGAATCTCTGATGGACATCCTCTGCGACCCGCTCGACAAGAGCGACCTGGAACTCCAAGTCACGGAGCGCGACGGCGACGAGATACTCTCCGGCACACTCGTCGGCACCGTCACGGGCGAGGAGTACCCCATCGAGGACGGCATCCCGAACCTGCTCCCGCCGGACATGCGGGACGACGAGTAG
- a CDS encoding universal stress protein, with protein MYETILVPSDGSPEAERAAGHAIELAGHFDATVHGLFVAESDDEPTERGERALDELRSRAEERSVAVETTVREGDPAAAVVDAVEDVGADLVVMGTHGRSGVERILIGSVAERVVRTSPVPVTTVGLNDDGQSVTTAERARQIAREQLEIAGHAEADVEAPSRQRSAWVVHARDGDTEFNVHINSASGRARLVQLS; from the coding sequence ATGTACGAGACAATCCTCGTTCCCAGCGACGGAAGTCCGGAGGCGGAGCGCGCCGCGGGTCACGCTATCGAGTTGGCGGGGCACTTCGACGCGACGGTTCACGGACTGTTCGTCGCCGAGTCGGACGACGAACCCACAGAGCGCGGCGAGCGAGCGCTCGACGAACTCAGATCGCGCGCCGAGGAACGGAGCGTCGCCGTCGAGACGACCGTTCGCGAGGGCGACCCGGCGGCGGCCGTCGTCGACGCCGTCGAGGACGTCGGCGCCGACCTGGTGGTCATGGGCACGCACGGCCGGAGCGGCGTCGAACGCATCCTCATCGGCAGCGTCGCCGAGCGCGTCGTCCGCACGTCGCCGGTTCCGGTGACCACCGTCGGTCTGAACGACGACGGTCAGTCGGTGACGACGGCCGAACGGGCGCGGCAGATAGCCCGCGAGCAACTCGAAATCGCCGGCCACGCGGAGGCGGACGTCGAGGCTCCGTCCCGACAGCGGAGCGCGTGGGTCGTCCACGCCCGCGACGGCGACACCGAGTTCAACGTCCACATCAACAGCGCGTCCGGGCGGGCGAGACTCGTCCAACTCAGCTGA
- a CDS encoding NAD(P)/FAD-dependent oxidoreductase: MSEDDAFVEHRKLIIAGSGISGLSAAIYAGRSNNEPLVFEGDEPGGQLTLTTEVENYPGFPEGISGPELIQRMKKQAERFGAEIDHGIVADVDVAEGTSAGNQTQSGDASERPFTVTMKNGDVYTADAIIAASGASARTLGIPGEDELMGYGLSTCATCDGAFFRDEKILVVGGGDAAMEEASFLTKFASKVYIAHRREEFRAEDYWIDRVMEKVEDGEIEIMRNTEVTELHGTPEEGVDHVTMVRNPEGHPTDKLDDPETEEFDFDVGAVFYAIGHTPNADFLEGTGVERDDEGYVKAKGGEGGGQTATDVPGIFGAGDVVDYHYQQAATAGGDGVKAALDADDYLEDLERESKAAEPEPAAAESDD, translated from the coding sequence ATGAGCGAGGACGACGCGTTCGTGGAACATCGGAAACTCATCATCGCCGGGTCCGGCATCTCCGGGCTCTCCGCGGCCATCTACGCCGGTCGGTCGAACAACGAACCGCTCGTGTTCGAGGGCGACGAACCCGGCGGACAGTTGACGCTGACGACGGAAGTCGAGAACTACCCGGGCTTCCCGGAGGGCATCTCCGGCCCCGAACTCATCCAGCGGATGAAGAAGCAGGCCGAACGGTTCGGCGCGGAGATAGACCACGGCATCGTCGCGGACGTGGACGTCGCCGAGGGAACCTCGGCGGGCAACCAGACGCAGTCTGGTGACGCCTCCGAGCGACCGTTCACGGTGACGATGAAGAACGGCGACGTCTACACCGCCGACGCCATCATCGCCGCCTCGGGCGCCTCCGCGCGGACGCTCGGCATCCCCGGCGAGGACGAACTGATGGGGTACGGTCTGTCGACGTGTGCGACGTGCGACGGCGCGTTCTTCCGCGACGAGAAGATTCTGGTCGTCGGCGGGGGCGACGCCGCGATGGAGGAGGCGAGTTTCCTCACGAAGTTCGCCTCGAAGGTGTACATCGCCCACCGGCGCGAGGAGTTCCGCGCGGAGGACTACTGGATCGACCGCGTGATGGAGAAAGTCGAAGACGGCGAGATAGAAATCATGCGCAACACCGAGGTGACCGAACTCCACGGGACCCCCGAGGAGGGCGTCGACCACGTGACGATGGTTCGGAACCCCGAGGGCCACCCGACGGACAAACTCGACGACCCCGAGACGGAGGAGTTCGACTTCGACGTGGGCGCGGTGTTCTACGCCATCGGCCACACGCCGAACGCCGACTTCCTCGAAGGCACGGGCGTCGAACGAGACGACGAGGGCTACGTGAAGGCCAAGGGCGGCGAGGGCGGCGGCCAGACGGCCACCGACGTGCCCGGCATCTTCGGGGCCGGCGACGTGGTGGACTACCACTATCAGCAGGCGGCGACGGCCGGCGGCGACGGCGTGAAGGCCGCCCTCGACGCCGACGACTACCTCGAGGACCTCGAACGCGAGTCGAAGGCGGCGGAACCCGAACCCGCGGCCGCCGAGTCCGACGACTGA
- a CDS encoding DR2241 family protein, which produces MTDVRAEQFEALVRAADERPVDFEGLFVSWDGEGYTFETPDAAHEDLSQAGLHEAAVAAEEYVTNWYHWEADVGHAGRHRRAFLRKLEAADEYAVPERYDELREGMVTEWGQLRITATLGAAGERRYEVRHEDDAGTDRDRLDEHADPLDARELATFDERGRYRPLKTAPTLVSGWVFPELDGRELVETVDTFYPATVANWHLESEGELDVSHWEETMERQTGIYSVIQTWNRGDGHEHVEWVAEACCDDSQCLKRREWQYDEETELDADGGDGAFPCREPCSLVVAAARKWTRLEGEESRTYEFELTPSEKEQVEEIIDAVADGRVDDIREADIYEGANRYRTRFLRAKRFDEDGNLSGTPTEEETND; this is translated from the coding sequence GTGACTGACGTGCGCGCAGAGCAGTTCGAGGCGCTCGTCCGCGCGGCGGACGAGAGACCGGTCGACTTCGAGGGCCTGTTCGTCTCGTGGGACGGTGAGGGCTACACGTTCGAGACGCCCGACGCCGCACACGAGGACCTCTCGCAGGCCGGACTCCACGAGGCCGCCGTGGCCGCCGAGGAGTACGTGACGAACTGGTACCACTGGGAGGCGGACGTCGGCCACGCCGGCCGGCACCGCCGCGCGTTCCTCCGGAAACTGGAGGCGGCCGACGAGTACGCCGTCCCCGAACGCTACGACGAACTCCGCGAGGGGATGGTGACCGAGTGGGGACAGCTCCGAATCACCGCGACGCTCGGCGCGGCGGGCGAACGGCGATACGAGGTCAGACACGAGGACGACGCGGGGACCGACCGCGACCGATTGGACGAACACGCGGACCCGCTGGACGCGCGCGAACTCGCCACCTTCGACGAGCGAGGGCGGTACCGACCGCTGAAGACGGCGCCGACGCTCGTCTCCGGGTGGGTGTTCCCCGAGTTGGACGGCCGCGAACTCGTGGAGACGGTGGACACGTTCTACCCCGCCACCGTCGCCAACTGGCACCTCGAGTCCGAGGGCGAACTCGACGTCTCCCACTGGGAGGAGACGATGGAGCGACAGACCGGCATCTACAGCGTCATCCAGACGTGGAACCGCGGCGACGGCCACGAACACGTCGAGTGGGTCGCCGAGGCCTGCTGTGACGACTCGCAGTGTCTCAAGCGCCGAGAGTGGCAGTACGACGAGGAGACCGAACTCGACGCCGACGGCGGCGACGGCGCGTTCCCCTGCCGGGAGCCGTGTTCGCTGGTCGTCGCGGCCGCCCGCAAGTGGACGCGACTGGAGGGCGAAGAGAGCCGGACGTACGAGTTCGAACTCACCCCCTCCGAGAAGGAACAGGTCGAGGAGATAATCGACGCCGTCGCCGACGGCCGGGTCGACGACATCCGCGAGGCGGACATCTACGAGGGCGCGAACCGCTACCGCACGCGGTTCCTCCGGGCGAAGCGGTTCGACGAGGACGGCAACCTCTCGGGGACGCCGACCGAAGAGGAGACGAACGACTGA
- a CDS encoding DUF357 domain-containing protein: MPADLEEKTDRYGRMLADALAAATVAVPPGTPLGDAATEIEEMAVSYLEDGRHFRETDDPVNALASFSYGYGWLDAGVRMGLFEVPDDTDLFTTE, translated from the coding sequence ATGCCCGCGGACTTAGAGGAGAAGACCGACCGCTACGGTCGGATGCTCGCAGACGCACTCGCGGCGGCGACGGTGGCCGTCCCGCCGGGAACGCCCCTCGGCGACGCCGCGACGGAGATAGAGGAGATGGCCGTCTCCTACCTCGAGGACGGCCGGCACTTCCGCGAGACGGACGACCCGGTGAACGCCCTCGCGTCGTTCTCGTACGGGTACGGCTGGCTGGACGCCGGCGTCAGGATGGGGCTGTTCGAGGTGCCCGACGACACGGACCTGTTCACGACGGAGTGA